One window of the Granulicella arctica genome contains the following:
- a CDS encoding DUF2306 domain-containing protein encodes MAHDPIWMRVFLGVHIAAGASSFLLAPVALATAKGGKAHRRWGMVYLWSMGIVAATALPMALYRPVLFLALVAVFSFYAAFSGYRVTKLKALVRGGSAQPVDWIAGLVTLCSSAALAGLGAFKPAAVQNLGIVAIVFGFLGMRLAGSQLWSFVRKPSEKMFWWYSHLGNMIGSYIAAWTAFSVVTLPHLIPGGIYLWLWPTAIGVPAIVLTTGYYKRKFAPRAVVA; translated from the coding sequence ATGGCGCACGATCCGATCTGGATGAGGGTGTTTCTCGGGGTTCATATAGCGGCGGGGGCTTCGTCATTTCTGCTGGCTCCGGTTGCTTTGGCTACGGCAAAGGGTGGCAAGGCGCATCGACGTTGGGGAATGGTCTACCTGTGGTCCATGGGGATCGTCGCGGCGACCGCTCTGCCGATGGCGCTGTATCGACCGGTGCTGTTTCTCGCGCTGGTGGCGGTATTCAGCTTCTACGCAGCGTTCTCCGGGTATCGCGTGACAAAGCTGAAGGCGCTGGTGCGGGGTGGGTCTGCACAGCCAGTCGACTGGATCGCGGGACTTGTGACTCTCTGCTCGAGTGCGGCGCTTGCTGGGCTGGGTGCATTCAAGCCGGCGGCGGTGCAGAACCTGGGGATTGTCGCAATCGTGTTCGGTTTTCTCGGAATGAGGTTAGCGGGGTCGCAACTCTGGTCGTTTGTACGGAAGCCTTCCGAGAAGATGTTCTGGTGGTACTCGCACCTTGGCAACATGATTGGGAGCTATATCGCGGCCTGGACAGCATTCTCTGTGGTGACTCTGCCGCATTTGATCCCGGGCGGGATCTACCTTTGGCTCTGGCCCACGGCGATTGGGGTTCCGGCTATTGTTTTGACGACGGGATACTACAAGCGGAAGTTCGCGCCGAGGGCTGTTGTGGCCTAA
- the dprA gene encoding DNA-processing protein DprA encodes MALILTPGMGAIRTLKAMQRLGQAERLFEASLTELEGTGMPAGSAQFVFDGRALAAAEGEVKRVRDAGGDFLTPEDEAYPARLREIYDPPAVLWIRGDATLLGRAGIAVVGTRHPTPYGAGMAEMLARDLANRRLTILSGMARGVDTAAHKGTLDVGGKTVAVWGTGIDVIYPKENKKLAERIVESGGTIVSEYPMGTFPAPQNFPIRNRILSGMSVGVLVIEAAEYSGTRITARCAMEQNRDVYAVPGNVTNKNAWGPNTLIKQGAKLTATWEDVWEDLPSEVRVELEGELAAGGGPESKAGGAASLFTETVMPAHERLVFDRLRHDEAMQLDSLIEELEAELGSAEIFTALFELELAGRVKQLPGKNYVRSF; translated from the coding sequence ATGGCATTGATCCTGACGCCGGGTATGGGGGCGATCCGTACCCTCAAGGCGATGCAGCGATTAGGGCAGGCAGAGCGGCTGTTTGAGGCTAGTCTGACTGAACTTGAAGGTACTGGTATGCCCGCAGGTTCGGCACAGTTCGTGTTCGATGGACGAGCCCTTGCGGCCGCCGAGGGAGAGGTGAAGCGGGTGCGGGATGCAGGTGGAGATTTCCTTACTCCTGAGGACGAGGCCTACCCGGCACGACTGCGGGAGATCTATGATCCTCCGGCGGTACTTTGGATTCGGGGCGATGCGACGCTACTGGGGCGGGCTGGGATCGCGGTTGTGGGAACAAGGCACCCCACGCCATACGGCGCTGGTATGGCCGAGATGCTGGCGCGGGATCTGGCGAACAGGCGGCTCACGATCTTGAGCGGGATGGCTCGGGGAGTTGATACGGCGGCGCACAAGGGCACGCTGGATGTTGGTGGAAAGACAGTGGCGGTCTGGGGAACGGGGATTGACGTGATCTATCCGAAAGAGAACAAGAAGTTGGCGGAGCGGATTGTGGAGAGTGGCGGAACGATCGTGAGCGAATACCCGATGGGGACCTTTCCGGCTCCGCAGAACTTTCCGATTCGGAACAGGATCTTGAGTGGGATGAGTGTGGGCGTGCTGGTGATCGAGGCGGCGGAGTACTCCGGTACGCGGATCACGGCGCGTTGTGCGATGGAGCAAAATCGCGACGTGTATGCGGTTCCAGGGAACGTGACCAACAAGAACGCGTGGGGACCCAACACCTTAATTAAGCAGGGGGCAAAACTTACAGCAACATGGGAGGATGTGTGGGAGGATCTGCCATCGGAGGTGCGCGTAGAGCTCGAGGGCGAGCTGGCGGCGGGTGGTGGTCCTGAATCGAAAGCGGGCGGGGCAGCATCTTTATTTACCGAGACTGTGATGCCGGCTCATGAGAGGCTGGTCTTCGATCGGCTGCGGCATGACGAGGCAATGCAGTTGGACTCGCTGATTGAGGAGCTCGAGGCTGAGTTGGGGTCAGCTGAAATATTTACGGCGCTGTTTGAGTTGGAGTTGGCCGGACGGGTGAAACAGTTGCCGGGCAAGAATTATGTGCGGTCCTTCTAG
- a CDS encoding RICIN domain-containing protein, with amino-acid sequence MIAALLLLIAMPVLHSQPLPTLAQPQGSHGLRNQQYGLFLRPREASNKDGEPIVLYPYQTWKCMAWHFEPTPEGTRLVNYFTAKSFEIQPAAPTRPLVQMPSTPTNQQAESLHFIALPDGLYEIEAPDKSGVLTAIDADGHGDLRVVIAPWKQTPAQKWQLVDIPDHFTM; translated from the coding sequence ATGATCGCCGCGCTTCTTCTACTCATCGCGATGCCTGTTCTCCACTCTCAGCCGTTACCCACCCTCGCGCAGCCGCAAGGTTCGCACGGCCTTCGCAACCAACAATACGGCCTCTTCCTGCGACCCCGCGAAGCCAGCAACAAAGACGGCGAACCCATCGTCCTCTACCCCTACCAAACCTGGAAGTGTATGGCCTGGCACTTCGAACCCACGCCAGAAGGCACGCGGCTGGTCAACTACTTCACCGCGAAGTCTTTTGAGATTCAGCCCGCTGCCCCCACCCGGCCCCTGGTCCAGATGCCCTCAACACCAACCAATCAGCAGGCAGAAAGCCTTCACTTCATCGCACTTCCCGACGGCCTCTACGAAATCGAGGCACCCGACAAGTCGGGCGTCCTCACGGCCATCGACGCCGACGGCCACGGCGACCTCCGCGTCGTAATAGCTCCCTGGAAGCAGACCCCCGCCCAGAAGTGGCAACTCGTCGACATACCCGATCACTTCACCATGTAG
- a CDS encoding beta-ketoacyl-ACP synthase III — protein MRSGAKISSIGVYVPPKLLTNADLEKMVATNDEWIVERTGIHQRHIVEPGVATSDLAAEAARCCLKRRGIEASEVEMIIVATVTPDMMFPATACLVQEKIGATGAWGFDLSAACSGFIYALQLGAKLIESGVHKKVMVIGADVMSSILDYTDRSTCILFGDGAGAVLLEPTEEGEIGFVDFVHEIDGSGGSSLYMPGGGSLHPSTAETVAAKMHFVHQEGGAVFKVAVRKMAELSETLLTRNELTAADLDCFIPHQANRRIIQATAERLGLPEDKVVINIGEYGNTTAGTIPLAMNTALDRDRLHKGDTVLLASFGGGFTVGTTLLRWEM, from the coding sequence ATGCGGTCAGGAGCAAAGATAAGTTCGATCGGGGTGTATGTACCGCCGAAACTTTTGACGAATGCCGATCTTGAGAAGATGGTGGCTACGAATGATGAGTGGATCGTTGAACGGACGGGGATTCACCAGCGGCACATTGTCGAACCTGGGGTGGCGACGAGTGACCTGGCGGCAGAGGCGGCGCGCTGTTGCCTGAAGCGGCGTGGGATCGAGGCCAGCGAGGTCGAGATGATCATCGTGGCGACGGTGACGCCGGACATGATGTTTCCGGCTACGGCCTGCCTGGTTCAGGAAAAGATCGGTGCCACCGGCGCGTGGGGATTCGATCTTTCGGCGGCGTGCTCAGGGTTCATCTATGCGCTGCAGCTTGGGGCAAAGCTGATCGAGTCGGGTGTGCATAAGAAGGTGATGGTGATTGGGGCCGATGTGATGAGTTCGATTCTGGACTACACAGACCGGTCGACCTGCATCCTTTTCGGAGATGGGGCCGGGGCTGTTCTGCTTGAACCAACCGAAGAGGGCGAGATCGGCTTTGTGGACTTTGTACACGAGATCGATGGTTCCGGGGGATCTTCGCTGTACATGCCTGGCGGCGGAAGTCTGCACCCTTCGACTGCTGAGACAGTGGCGGCGAAGATGCATTTTGTGCACCAGGAGGGCGGGGCAGTGTTCAAGGTGGCCGTGCGGAAGATGGCGGAGTTGAGCGAGACGCTGCTGACCCGGAACGAGCTTACGGCTGCGGATCTCGACTGCTTTATCCCGCATCAGGCGAATCGGCGGATTATCCAGGCGACGGCGGAACGGCTTGGCTTGCCCGAGGATAAGGTCGTGATCAACATTGGAGAGTACGGCAATACGACGGCGGGAACGATCCCGCTGGCGATGAACACGGCACTTGACCGGGATCGGTTGCACAAGGGCGATACGGTCTTGCTGGCCTCCTTCGGCGGCGGATTTACAGTGGGGACGACGCTTCTGCGCTGGGAGATGTAA
- a CDS encoding DUF427 domain-containing protein, protein MAKAVWNGQTLAESETYETVEGNVYFPDESVKREFFKASSTTSSCPWKGQARYYTITVDGQENPDAAWYYPDPKPAARNVKHHVAFWRGVEVTT, encoded by the coding sequence ATGGCAAAGGCAGTCTGGAATGGGCAAACATTGGCGGAGAGCGAGACATACGAGACCGTAGAGGGAAATGTTTATTTTCCGGACGAGTCGGTCAAGCGGGAGTTCTTCAAGGCCAGCTCCACAACGTCAAGCTGCCCGTGGAAGGGTCAGGCCCGGTATTATACGATTACTGTGGATGGGCAGGAAAATCCGGATGCTGCCTGGTACTACCCTGATCCGAAGCCGGCTGCACGCAATGTCAAGCATCATGTTGCGTTTTGGCGTGGCGTAGAAGTAACGACGTAG
- a CDS encoding YqaA family protein yields MSLILTARSIASSAVEALAPVAHHPNKLLHLFIHFGIFGVFLVSVVDSSFVPLPLPGITDIMIIVLAAQHSNLILLVALATAGSAIGGYLSYQVGHSGGMAFLEKNVPPRIFKRVCGWMENHAILAVALPAILPPPMPLSPFVLAAGALKMSRRKFLTTFTISRGLRHSAAAWLGVEYGRQVLRFWNHFTEKWATTILVVLWSAILISCAIAFYKLYKTSRSMGIQRKNPAQA; encoded by the coding sequence ATGAGCCTCATCCTTACTGCACGATCCATCGCCTCCAGCGCAGTTGAGGCTCTCGCTCCCGTGGCGCACCACCCCAACAAGCTTCTCCATCTCTTCATCCACTTCGGCATCTTCGGTGTCTTCCTCGTCTCCGTCGTGGACTCCTCCTTCGTCCCCCTGCCGCTCCCCGGCATCACCGACATCATGATCATCGTGCTCGCCGCGCAGCACTCCAACCTGATCCTGCTCGTGGCGCTCGCGACAGCCGGCTCCGCCATTGGCGGCTATCTCAGCTACCAGGTGGGTCACTCCGGCGGCATGGCCTTTCTTGAGAAGAACGTGCCACCCCGCATCTTCAAGCGCGTCTGCGGATGGATGGAGAACCATGCCATCCTCGCCGTAGCACTCCCCGCCATCCTGCCACCGCCCATGCCGCTCAGCCCCTTCGTCCTTGCCGCCGGAGCCCTCAAGATGTCCAGGCGCAAGTTCCTCACCACCTTCACCATCAGCCGCGGCCTCCGTCACTCCGCCGCGGCATGGCTGGGCGTCGAGTACGGCAGACAGGTCCTTCGCTTCTGGAACCACTTCACCGAAAAGTGGGCAACGACCATCCTCGTCGTCCTCTGGTCGGCCATCCTCATCAGCTGCGCCATCGCCTTCTACAAGCTCTACAAGACCTCGCGCTCGATGGGCATCCAGCGCAAAAACCCCGCCCAGGCCTGA
- a CDS encoding menaquinone biosynthetic enzyme MqnA/MqnD family protein, whose translation MSHSSPKLRVAAINFLNPAPLMWDFEHPPTNTHLAERYDLHYTQPSLCAAELLSGRADLGLIPIAALTPELAIVPGCTIASLDRVRSIQLIVKAPHTLETVRTVAADTASRSSLAYTQVLFRKFLGTDPAFVPAAADPIAMLQQADAALLIGDPALLALEARDEIEQSAGPCQWFDLAHEWHTRTQLPWVAAVWAVRPEALPKTGITPTQLVQDLQHSRDAGLLNTEALVAEWTPRIPLTPTTIHHYLTRNIHYTLTKPCIEAVNLFRTYAAEINALPPLGPLNFL comes from the coding sequence GTGTCCCACTCTTCACCGAAGCTCCGCGTAGCCGCAATCAACTTCCTCAATCCCGCTCCCCTCATGTGGGACTTCGAGCACCCACCGACGAACACCCACCTCGCCGAGCGGTACGACCTCCACTACACGCAACCCTCCTTGTGTGCAGCCGAGCTACTCTCCGGTCGCGCCGACCTTGGCCTCATCCCCATCGCCGCTCTCACGCCCGAACTCGCCATCGTGCCCGGCTGCACCATCGCCTCACTCGACCGTGTCCGTTCCATCCAGCTCATCGTTAAGGCTCCACATACCCTCGAGACCGTCCGCACCGTAGCCGCTGACACCGCCTCCCGCAGCTCCCTCGCCTACACCCAGGTTCTCTTCCGCAAGTTCCTCGGCACCGACCCGGCTTTCGTTCCCGCCGCTGCCGATCCCATCGCCATGCTTCAGCAAGCCGACGCCGCCCTCCTCATCGGCGACCCGGCCTTGCTCGCCCTCGAAGCCCGCGACGAGATCGAGCAGTCCGCCGGACCCTGCCAATGGTTCGACCTCGCCCACGAGTGGCACACCCGCACCCAACTCCCTTGGGTAGCCGCTGTCTGGGCCGTCCGCCCCGAGGCCCTGCCCAAAACAGGCATCACCCCGACCCAGCTCGTCCAGGACCTCCAACACTCCCGCGACGCCGGTCTCCTCAACACCGAAGCTCTCGTAGCCGAGTGGACTCCCCGCATACCCCTGACCCCAACGACTATCCACCACTACCTCACCCGAAACATCCACTACACCCTGACCAAACCCTGCATCGAAGCCGTCAATCTCTTCCGCACCTACGCCGCCGAAATCAACGCGCTGCCCCCGCTAGGCCCCTTGAACTTCCTCTAG
- a CDS encoding GGDEF domain-containing protein, translating into MTPLQPTTAEFDSSPTSDADPPARSLSLWRELLGTFLVMLLFSWLGIDLSRHSEGVATIWFSNGLLFAIIIRRPRAIWPWFFLIGLIADTLADVIYGDRFLLALGVSVANSIEVILASLLLTQWFGQPFKLSRLRPLVGFLIVAVVVGPLICSFLGTFWLMIFQTTGPWWQMVRTWYLGDCLGMAIVAPLVYILQRPGFFTVLQPKQLPKTLLSLAIPATATFVVFHHDHDPLIFAIYPALLFVVFRLGFPGAVLSVFVMACTAISLTVTGHGPLMLIPNSTMLHRIVVVQIFLAVGLFTSFPVAALLEQRQRLLASLEKSEARYRELANIDALTGQGNRRAFDERLNAEWLRSNATSQHLAILSIDVDLFKTYNDIYGHLAGDVCLRRIATSIADALLCCPSAKLFRLGGEEFAAVLPGVSAEEALSIADLIRRSVLSASIEHSGSPIGRQSVSIGVASTTPTTDVSVLTLLELSDQALYRAKRLGRNRVEAAETPPSEDNHPLPEYHLHS; encoded by the coding sequence ATGACTCCACTACAACCAACGACCGCGGAGTTTGATTCAAGCCCGACCTCGGATGCCGATCCGCCCGCTCGTTCCCTATCCCTCTGGCGCGAGTTGCTCGGCACCTTCCTCGTCATGCTCCTCTTCTCCTGGCTTGGCATCGATCTCTCCCGGCACTCTGAGGGCGTCGCCACCATCTGGTTCAGCAACGGACTCCTCTTTGCCATCATCATCCGGCGACCCCGCGCCATCTGGCCCTGGTTTTTCCTCATCGGCCTTATCGCCGATACCTTGGCCGATGTGATCTACGGCGATCGATTCCTACTGGCACTCGGCGTCTCCGTTGCCAACTCCATCGAGGTCATCCTTGCTTCGCTCCTGCTCACACAATGGTTCGGTCAGCCCTTTAAACTCTCGCGACTGAGGCCCCTTGTCGGCTTTCTGATTGTTGCCGTAGTCGTCGGTCCCCTCATCTGCAGTTTTCTCGGCACCTTCTGGCTCATGATCTTCCAGACCACCGGACCCTGGTGGCAGATGGTCCGCACCTGGTATCTCGGCGACTGCCTTGGCATGGCCATCGTTGCTCCACTCGTCTACATCCTGCAGCGCCCCGGCTTCTTCACCGTGCTGCAGCCGAAACAACTACCAAAAACCCTCCTCTCCCTCGCTATTCCAGCCACCGCCACCTTCGTCGTCTTCCACCACGACCACGATCCGCTGATCTTTGCCATATATCCCGCCCTTCTCTTCGTCGTCTTTCGACTCGGCTTCCCTGGTGCTGTCCTCTCCGTCTTCGTCATGGCCTGCACCGCTATCTCGCTCACCGTCACCGGGCACGGTCCCTTGATGCTGATTCCGAACTCCACCATGCTCCACCGCATCGTCGTCGTTCAGATCTTTCTGGCCGTGGGTCTTTTCACCAGTTTTCCTGTAGCCGCCCTCCTGGAACAGCGCCAGCGTCTGCTAGCCTCCCTCGAGAAGAGTGAGGCCCGTTACCGTGAACTCGCAAACATCGACGCTCTTACCGGTCAAGGCAACCGCCGTGCCTTCGACGAACGACTCAATGCCGAATGGTTACGCTCGAACGCGACCAGCCAGCACCTCGCCATCCTCTCCATTGACGTCGACCTCTTCAAGACCTACAACGATATCTACGGCCACCTCGCCGGGGACGTCTGCCTCCGCCGTATCGCTACCTCCATCGCCGATGCCCTTCTCTGCTGCCCTTCCGCCAAACTCTTCCGTCTCGGTGGCGAGGAGTTTGCCGCTGTCCTGCCCGGTGTCAGCGCCGAGGAAGCCCTGTCGATAGCCGACCTCATTCGCAGGTCCGTCCTGTCTGCCTCCATCGAACACTCCGGCAGCCCCATCGGACGCCAGAGCGTCAGCATCGGAGTCGCCAGCACCACACCCACCACCGACGTCTCCGTCCTGACCTTGCTCGAACTCTCCGATCAGGCTCTCTACCGCGCCAAGCGGCTCGGTCGTAATCGCGTAGAAGCGGCAGAAACACCGCCCTCCGAAGACAACCATCCACTCCCTGAGTACCACCTGCACTCCTGA
- the topA gene encoding type I DNA topoisomerase, whose protein sequence is MGKSLVIVESPAKAKTINKYLGSDYVVEASIGHIMDLPKNDIGVELLKRTFEPTLIVSPGKEKVVDRLKKLAAKADMVYLAPDPDREGEAIAAHLAMQLLPVMKDKTKIRRVTFNEITEKAVKAAFLNARDVDENLVDAQQTRRVLDRLVGYQISPLLWDKVRRGLSAGRVQTVALRLIVERELEINAFVPVEYWTIDALLNPAKGVQDFTARMVGIEGKPIRVANGVDKEGKEVFLANALPDKEAVDEVVAQLETAKWTVRGVEKKERRRNPQAPYTTSKLQQDAAGRLGFNVRRTMGVAQRLYEGVEIGKEGTVGLITYMRTDSTRVSPDAILEAREYIGKLGAAYLPKTANEYAGKKKEVQAQDAHEAIRPTHVSFTPESIRKHLSDEQFRLYRLIWQRFVSSQMTPAVFDQTTVDVAAKADHTYDFRVSGSVLKFEGFLKFEEEDKKARAIAKDKASKEEQALVDRKEEQVAAQEGDAGEKEEKEESERRLPELNQGQALGLTKLDPLQKATEPPPRYNEASLVKVLEERGIGRPSTYASIINTIQDRDYVKKIGAKFVPTEIGTVVTGLLVKNFPYIFDPQYTAKLEGELDAVEDGQEKWTDLLNSFYDHFEKELLVAGTNMEDIKRMELKTDELCDKCGSPLIMKWGKFGSFYSCSNFTRTKPMTIALGPWKKDPKAVTKKVVDAIGFPMTIKGMVEDITNFSEEIADTKQLAHAVAEAAKFGKKVVAEPFSCDFTKENFAAKPDLSAPGADEAPEEEFCDNCGRQMVLKNGPWGPFMSCPGYSEDPPCKTIRKLTQKVQQKPPVQLEEACPKCGKPLLQRDGQYGEFIACSGYPKCKYVKQDLLDVKCPKDGGDIAVRKTKRGDTFYGCVNYPKCDFASNLRLINEHCPKCDSTYVLEVTNAHGTRLVCPNNIDGLPKRRPKKGAPVEEPDHAPCSFEREIDGPTVLPAELVRPDPAATRPLVESVA, encoded by the coding sequence ATGGGAAAGTCACTTGTGATCGTAGAGTCGCCGGCGAAGGCGAAGACGATCAATAAATATCTCGGCAGCGATTACGTGGTGGAAGCCTCGATTGGGCACATCATGGACCTGCCTAAGAACGATATCGGCGTGGAGCTCTTGAAGCGTACCTTCGAGCCGACGCTGATTGTTTCACCGGGCAAGGAGAAGGTCGTCGACCGACTGAAGAAGCTGGCGGCGAAGGCGGACATGGTGTACCTGGCGCCTGACCCGGATCGCGAAGGTGAGGCCATTGCGGCGCATCTCGCGATGCAGTTGCTGCCAGTGATGAAGGACAAGACGAAGATTCGGCGGGTGACCTTTAACGAGATCACGGAGAAGGCTGTGAAGGCGGCGTTCCTGAATGCACGGGACGTGGACGAGAATCTTGTGGATGCGCAGCAGACGCGGCGTGTGCTGGATCGGCTGGTGGGCTACCAGATCTCTCCGCTGCTGTGGGATAAGGTGCGACGTGGGCTTTCGGCTGGACGGGTGCAGACGGTAGCGCTGCGACTGATTGTCGAGCGCGAGTTGGAGATCAATGCGTTTGTGCCGGTGGAGTATTGGACGATCGATGCTCTGCTGAATCCGGCGAAGGGTGTGCAGGACTTTACGGCGCGCATGGTGGGGATTGAGGGTAAGCCGATCCGTGTGGCAAACGGCGTGGACAAGGAAGGCAAGGAAGTATTTCTTGCGAATGCACTGCCCGATAAAGAAGCAGTCGATGAGGTTGTGGCGCAGCTTGAGACTGCGAAGTGGACTGTTCGCGGGGTCGAGAAGAAAGAGCGGCGGCGTAATCCGCAGGCTCCGTATACGACGAGCAAGCTGCAGCAGGATGCGGCGGGGCGGCTTGGCTTCAATGTGCGCCGAACGATGGGTGTTGCGCAAAGGCTCTATGAGGGCGTTGAGATTGGCAAAGAGGGAACTGTCGGTCTGATTACATACATGCGTACTGACTCGACGCGGGTTTCGCCGGATGCGATTCTCGAGGCGCGTGAGTATATCGGCAAGCTGGGCGCGGCGTATCTCCCGAAGACGGCGAACGAGTATGCGGGCAAGAAGAAGGAAGTGCAGGCGCAGGATGCCCATGAGGCCATTCGGCCAACACATGTGAGCTTCACGCCGGAGTCGATTCGGAAGCATCTCTCGGACGAGCAGTTCCGCCTGTATCGGTTGATCTGGCAGCGATTTGTGTCGAGCCAGATGACGCCCGCAGTGTTCGACCAAACGACGGTCGATGTGGCGGCAAAGGCTGACCATACGTACGACTTCCGGGTGAGTGGAAGCGTGCTGAAGTTTGAAGGCTTTCTTAAGTTTGAGGAAGAGGACAAGAAGGCTCGGGCGATCGCGAAAGACAAGGCGAGCAAGGAAGAGCAGGCTCTCGTCGACCGCAAGGAAGAGCAGGTTGCGGCGCAGGAAGGTGACGCGGGCGAGAAGGAAGAAAAGGAAGAGTCAGAACGACGGCTGCCGGAGTTGAACCAAGGGCAGGCGCTTGGGCTGACGAAGCTCGATCCGCTCCAAAAGGCGACGGAGCCGCCGCCGCGGTATAACGAGGCCTCGCTGGTGAAGGTGCTGGAGGAGCGTGGGATCGGGCGACCGTCGACGTATGCTTCGATCATCAACACGATTCAGGACCGCGATTATGTGAAGAAGATCGGCGCGAAGTTTGTGCCTACGGAGATTGGAACAGTGGTCACCGGGCTGCTCGTAAAGAACTTCCCGTACATCTTCGATCCGCAATATACGGCGAAGCTTGAGGGCGAGTTGGACGCGGTCGAGGACGGGCAGGAGAAGTGGACGGATCTGCTGAACAGCTTCTATGACCACTTCGAGAAAGAGCTTCTCGTTGCGGGTACGAACATGGAAGACATCAAGCGGATGGAACTGAAGACGGACGAGTTGTGCGACAAGTGCGGCAGTCCGCTGATCATGAAGTGGGGCAAGTTCGGCAGCTTCTACTCGTGCAGCAACTTTACGCGGACGAAGCCGATGACCATCGCGTTGGGGCCTTGGAAGAAGGATCCGAAGGCGGTAACGAAGAAGGTGGTCGACGCGATTGGGTTCCCGATGACGATCAAGGGGATGGTCGAGGACATTACGAACTTCTCGGAGGAGATCGCGGACACGAAGCAGTTGGCCCATGCGGTGGCCGAGGCCGCGAAGTTTGGGAAGAAGGTCGTGGCAGAGCCGTTCTCGTGCGACTTTACGAAGGAGAACTTTGCGGCTAAGCCTGACCTGAGTGCGCCGGGTGCGGATGAGGCTCCTGAGGAGGAGTTCTGCGATAACTGCGGGCGGCAGATGGTGCTGAAGAATGGGCCATGGGGTCCGTTCATGAGCTGCCCGGGGTACAGCGAAGATCCGCCGTGTAAGACGATTCGCAAACTGACGCAGAAGGTACAGCAGAAGCCGCCGGTGCAGTTGGAAGAGGCGTGTCCGAAGTGCGGGAAGCCGCTGCTGCAGCGGGACGGGCAGTATGGTGAGTTCATTGCGTGCTCAGGCTATCCGAAGTGCAAGTATGTGAAGCAGGACCTGCTGGACGTGAAATGTCCTAAGGACGGTGGCGATATTGCCGTGCGGAAGACGAAGCGCGGTGATACGTTCTACGGCTGCGTGAACTATCCGAAGTGTGACTTTGCGAGTAATCTGCGGTTGATCAACGAGCACTGCCCGAAATGCGACAGCACGTATGTACTCGAGGTAACGAACGCTCACGGAACGCGACTGGTATGCCCGAACAACATCGACGGCCTACCGAAGCGTCGGCCGAAGAAGGGTGCACCTGTCGAGGAGCCGGATCACGCTCCATGCAGCTTCGAGCGGGAGATCGACGGGCCGACGGTACTGCCTGCGGAGCTGGTACGTCCAGATCCTGCGGCTACGCGACCGCTGGTGGAGAGTGTGGCTTAG